The following proteins come from a genomic window of Megalops cyprinoides isolate fMegCyp1 chromosome 6, fMegCyp1.pri, whole genome shotgun sequence:
- the barx1 gene encoding homeobox protein BarH-like 1 translates to MQHPLEMGAHYYPPEVHPDHRSHRYRSFMIEEILTDHPDHKVSAPAGELLKFGVQALLSARPYHNHLVLKADQTSILKFPMSPLSCSLGAPLGSALLSGASGLQVGSASHHLPLDLHLRSKLDPGGDGGNKSKKGRRSRTVFTELQLMGLEKRFEKQKYLSTPDRIDLAESLGLSQLQVKTWYQNRRMKWKKIVLQGGGLESPTKPKGRPKKNSIPTSEQLSEQERSRDADRQSDGSSSSHSDINQEE, encoded by the exons ATGCAGCATCCATTGGAGATGGGCGCTCATTACTATCCGCCAGAAGTGCACCCTGACCACAGGTCGCACCGATACCGGAGTTTCATGATCGAGGAGATTCTAACGGACCACCCAGACCACAAGGTGTCTGCCCCGGCAGGGGAGCTGCTCAAGTTCGGAGTACAGGCTCTTTTGTCGGCACGGCCGTACCACAATCACCTAG TTCTGAAGGCAGACCAGACCAGTATCCTTAAGTTTCCAATGTCACCACTGTCATGTTCGCTCGGCGCGCCTTTGGGATCGGCGCTCCTATCTGGGGCTTCGGGTCTGCAGGTCGGCTCGGCGTCTCATCACCTGCCGCTGGACCTCCACCTTCGCAGTAAACTGGACCCCGGAGGAGACGGAGGAAATAAGTCAAAAAAAGGCAGGAGGAGTCGAACTGTCTTTACCGAACTTCAGCTCATGGGCCTGGAGAAAAGATTTGAGAAACAAAAGTATCTGTCAACGCCAGACAG AATAGACCTTGCGGAGTCACTGGGCCTTAGTCAACTGCAAGTAAAAACATGGTATCAGAACAGAAgaatgaagtggaaaaaaatc GTCTTACAAGGTGGCGGACTGGAGTCACCCACTAAACCCAAAGGCCGACCAAAGAAAAATTCAATCCCCACAAGCGAGCAGCTGTCAGAGCAGGAGAGGTCGCGAGACGCGGACCGCCAGTCCGATGGCTCCTCCTCGTCGCATTCTGACATCAATCAAGAGGAATAG